CTGATGCTAATAACCAACCATCCTTATCAAGATTAATTAACTCACTTCAGAAAAATAAATTTCGCTCTAAGAAGGATTTCATGAGCCAAATAGTCACGTTCATCTCGATAAATTACTTCCCAGAATATTCTGCTCAAACTttgatatttcttttggGTTTATTGTTTAACCAGATTGGCTGGATCAAGGTTCAAACcttggaaattttgaagtatATCTTTCCATTAATTGATTTAACACGTTTAGAATTCGCAGGTGTCGGAGCGGATTTACTATCACCAATTTTGAGATTACTGCTAACAGAATATGAATCACATGCTTTGGAAGTATTGAACTCCGTTCAGAACGTTTCAGGTAGCAAGTTGGATAAGGAGGTTTTAAGAATTTGTATGGGCAATAAAGATGCAAATGATTCTTATGCAAAAACTGCTACTCTTTTTGGAATTTCTGATGAAAATGGTTGGTCCATTCCAATGCCAGCCGtcgcagcagcaacaactAGACACAATGTTCATGCTGTATTCACAACTTGCGCTGCTACGGTTTATGGCGAACAAATTGATTCAGAAGCTGAAAAATTGGACGAAATTGTGGAATTCCATGCTGATGGTGGATACGTTTCTTACCCAATCGAACTTGGCGATAATATTTCAGTTGTAGAAGAAAAGGATGCTACCCTGAGCCATATGTGGGCTGAATTAGATAATTTAGATAGCTTCTTTACCAAAGAAGCCACTATCGTCCCCGAATCAGATCTTGAGTCTCTggattcaaaaaatgtGCAACATACTCCCTCAAATTCTGTGGATACAGCTACGTTGGCAAACATGGGTGGACTTGAATCTACGCACCACCTATACGATAAGAAAGTCttcaagattttgaataacAGTTTGACTAGTACTCCGTCAAACatttcttttaaagcaaAGTTGGCTGATTCTTTTGGGGATAGTCTGAATGATGGCCTGTCAAATGTTCACAATAACCTTCGTTCTACCTATAGAACTACCATCTATGGTTCACGCCATGATTTGATACCACAGACTTTAAAGTCGCCCCAGACTACGAGATCACCTTCTCACGGTATGCGTGGCCATATATCACCAAGCAGAAATCGGGTCCCTGATTCACCACAGGAAAGTTTATTCCGATTTGAAAGCTTATTAAGAAATCCTCAtaaaaataagaaaaagtggctacaacaacaacaacaacagttaCTCGCACAGACAATTCAAGAACAAGTACCGTATTAACCTTCGTTTTACTCACTTTTATTCAGTTAGACTATGTTATGAAAACACAGTTGTAATCTTagttaatattttttagGGACTCGTTTTTCATccagttttattttaaactatatatatatatatatacaacgTTCATTATAGATGTTAAGAGAAATTTTGTATCATAACTGAATATTACTATTCATTCAGGACCCACCTATCTAACATTCAAGATGTTCTTTCAATGATAAATTCCCTGGAATTCCTGATCTGAGCCTGCAGGAAGTCCTCTGATGCAGCACAAGCTTTCATCGCATTTTTCTTCAGCCCATTTACATAATACTGCTGCCAAGCTGAACGATATTGTGTTACAAAATCGGGTGGAAGTAAATCAGTTTCAACACAGTGAACAGCATTTCCAAACGAACTGGGTGCATTGTTTTTGTAAACTGCACCTGCTAAAACCCAAGGAAGTAGCACTTTGGAGGGAATGCAGGTGAACATTCTGGCTAAAAATGAAGGATGATGAACATTACCACTAATTGCAGTCGACCACCGGCCTTTCGACAAACCCCAGTTATTACTATTGGAAACAATCCTCCCCGCAAAGTAAGAACACAATgtcaaaatatttgtctGTGGTAGATGGTATAATTCATTGAAGTCtacaaatatattcttAAGGCAGTACTTCTTAATATTGTCCAGCTCATTTCTTGCCGCACTCTGCTGGGTTTTCCACTCGGCATTATACAACCTTGCAGATTCTATGACACTGGACCTTGTCTCATAAAACCACTTTGTAAGTGGTAAGGATTCCAAGACTTGGTTACCTGTTGGTAGAGTCAGTTCCCTTAAGTTGCTTTTCAAAATGACGTCTGGAATCAAAGGAGTACCTAATACATCCGTAGTCTCATCATATTCATAAAAG
This Eremothecium cymbalariae DBVPG#7215 chromosome 5, complete sequence DNA region includes the following protein-coding sequences:
- the MIC27 gene encoding Mic27p (similar to Ashbya gossypii AER379C); translated protein: MAINFYEYDETTDVLGTPLIPDVILKSNLRELTLPTGNQVLESLPLTKWFYETRSSVIESARLYNAEWKTQQSAARNELDNIKKYCLKNIFVDFNELYHLPQTNILTLCSYFAGRIVSNSNNWGLSKGRWSTAISGNVHHPSFLARMFTCIPSKVLLPWVLAGAVYKNNAPSSFGNAVHCVETDLLPPDFVTQYRSAWQQYYVNGLKKNAMKACAASEDFLQAQIRNSREFIIERTS